In a genomic window of Phragmites australis chromosome 14, lpPhrAust1.1, whole genome shotgun sequence:
- the LOC133890118 gene encoding uncharacterized protein LOC133890118 isoform X4, with protein sequence MRCGADAHSPSPSLARLGDWRVASPPFALSPLARKRTPKCQSPRPRLSSNSRRYRPIRWSHRPVHAGTPTLRPCRAVPSMDPSRHAAPSRPRIHAGTPRRRPFGLAVPSTNPRQHAAHSGSTFTVSLGCCRNVNSRNQWVAGCRCRSRSSCRHHSASVLIPAMRMVGNIVTGDDLQTQCTGLMKQMVVDLWSGAVYSLRVW encoded by the exons ATGCGCTGCGGCGCTGACGCCCATTCGCCGTCACCCTCACTCGCGCGACTGGGCGACTGGCGAGTCGCTTCTCCGCCGTTCGCCCTCTCTCCACTCGCCAGGAAGCGAACCCCTAAGTGCCAGTCGCCACGGCCACGCCTCTCGAGCAATAGCCGCCGCTACCGGCCCATCAGATGGAGTCACCGTCCCGTCCACGCCGGCACGCCAACCCTTCGGCCATGTCGCGCCGTCCCGTCCATGGATCCAAGCCGGCACGCCGCACCGTCCCGTCCACGGATCCACGCCGGCACGCCGCGTCGCCGCCCCTTCGGTCTCGCCGTCCCGTCCACGAATCCACGCCAGCACGCCGCCCATTCGGGCTCGACGTTCACGGTGAGCCTTGG CTGTTGCAGGAATGTCAACTCCAGGAACCAGTGGGTCGCAGGCTGCAggtgcaggagcaggagcagctgCAG GCACCATTCTGCCTCAGTACTCATTCCAGCTATGCGCATGGTGGGTAACATTGTTACTGGAGATGATTTGCAGACTCAG TGTACAGGTCTCATGAAACAGATGGTTGTGGACTTGTGGTCTGGTGCAGTGTACAG